From the genome of Lotus japonicus ecotype B-129 chromosome 6, LjGifu_v1.2, one region includes:
- the LOC130724972 gene encoding uncharacterized protein At5g39865-like, with protein sequence MWPTKWLSSSWRERTTKPPPPPTRTRSYGSSSSCYSFKDVETLIQPEPSSPKSPSLFHRLRASSPFTRFISLRSISPTTTAAPPDSDGGAVVIYYTSLRVVRRTFNDCKAVRSIFRRFPVAIDERDVCVDGGQFREELQEILGRQSVPLPTVFIGGEYIGGVDEVTRLYESGELREMIERLPRTQREACEACAGLRFVVCDDCDGSHKVFTEKSGFRSCSSCNPNGLIRCRACFFSVSRHSK encoded by the coding sequence ATGTGGCCAACAAAATGGCTCAGTTCATCATGGCGTGAAAGAACCaccaaaccaccaccaccaccaaccagaACCCGTTCCTACGGTTCCTCCTCCTCCTGCTACTCCTTCAAAGACGTTGAAACTCTCATCCAACCCGAACCCAGTTCACCCAAATCCCCCTCCCTCTTCCACCGCCTCCGCGCCTCCTCCCCATTCACCCGCTTCATCAGCCTGCGATCTATCtcccccaccaccaccgccgcacCGCCGGACTCCGACGGCGGCGCCGTCGTGATCTACTACACCAGCCTCCGCGTCGTCCGCCGCACCTTCAATGACTGCAAGGCCGTCCGATCCATCTTCCGGCGGTTCCCCGTCGCGATCGACGAGCGCGACGTCTGCGTCGACGGCGGCCAGTTCCGCGAGGAGCTGCAGGAGATCCTCGGCCGCCAGAGCGTGCCACTACCAACAGTATTCATCGGCGGGGAGTACATCGGTGGCGTCGACGAGGTAACGAGGCTGTACGAGAGCGGAGAGCTCAGGGAGATGATCGAACGGCTGCCGAGGACGCAGCGGGAAGCATGTGAAGCGTGTGCAGGGCTGAGATTCGTCGTGTGCGATGACTGTGATGGGAGCCACAAGGTTTTCACGGAGAAGAGCGGGTTCAGAAGTTGTTCATCTTGCAACCCTAACGGTTTGATCAGGTGTCGTGCATGTTTCTTCTCGGTATCGCGCCACtccaaataa